Proteins from a genomic interval of Phlebotomus papatasi isolate M1 chromosome 3, Ppap_2.1, whole genome shotgun sequence:
- the LOC129807260 gene encoding uncharacterized protein LOC129807260 codes for MKWILVFILFLCYIIRRIMSSCPSEVCICKWKGGKQTVECGGRNLLNLPERMDPGTQVLNFSGNSLTNLPAERFLRMELINLQKIYLSRNHIMKVHSRAFKGLTNLVELDLSENMLTSVPTETFQDYSSLMRLSLSRNPIRELKTASFRHLSYLTTLELSHCQIEMVENEAFIGMDNLEWLRLDGNRMHTIQGDNILPTSLHGIDLHGNQWRCDCHLIDIHSWLMSTNVPQIEDPVCASPVRLMGVPIKSVSTEELACLPHITPTTLYLEIAEGRNVSLYCKITSIPESTVSWWFQGQILQNESMVTNNLHLYYYIDEGIEEKRSDLFIYNANAENNGTFACLAENAAGRSQANYTIRVIVKEKQVVEDATVLTDEHLYMMYSIGGGAGGILFIIGCIIICRYVRRSKVPNDIRINEVNLDTSPTENQVLKTHTNHDISSPDPNTINKHGINGGVAPNGTIKSSTALLITDDNFMRRVDSPQSGGNAGRTCGAADPNPDLINDAESKGQMCNDARLNASRMACLPSVRSVNRDMYYDTDVHLNPINLFSAHGDCPKVTMVPPEKILQVTEFSRFGTMPHPSRVKMHTYTPLRYSQEAEFLKQSEQRTFDMYTPPPNLRCTVDGYPYGTQMVAYKTNDSHFPSPPEPFKNDSTLCNPLVSYNAWYTTSPQPWPPCLPAYQIKVKACDMTEKRSASAQTIPPPEVPECTAPETIAEDPSEEAEERAEAQMKRDTDSECGEEKLKHFPLADSPDEGYEDMSQEGM; via the coding sequence ATGAAGTGGATTTTGGTGTTTATCTTATTCCTCTGCTACATCATTCGCCGAATAATGTCATCATGTCCATCAGAGGTGTGCATATGCAAATGGAAAGGTGGTAAGCAAACGGTGGAATGTGGTGGCAGGAATCTCCTCAATCTGCCAGAACGTATGGATCCTGGTACGCAGGTGCTCAACTTCTCGGGGAACAGCCTTACAAATTTACCCGCAGAGAGATTTCTCAGGATGGAACTGAtcaatctacagaaaatctaCCTATCCCGAAATCACATCATGAAGGTGCATAGTAGAGCCTTCAAGGGTCTCACGAATTTGGTTGAATTGGATCTCAGTGAGAATATGCTGACGAGTGTGCCAACGGAGACATTTCAGGACTACTCGTCACTCATGAGACTATCACTCAGTCGAAATCCCATTAGGGAACTCAAGACAGCTTCTTTTAGGCACCTGTCGTACCTCACTACCTTAGAACTGAGTCACTGTCAGATCGAAATGGTGGAAAATGAGGCCTTCATCGGGATGGATAATTTGGAGTGGTTGCGACTGGATGGGAATCGTATGCACACAATACAGGGTGACAACATCCTCCCGACATCGCTCCATGGAATTGATTTGCATGGCAATCAATGGCGATGTGACTGCCACCTCATCGACATCCACAGTTGGCTCATGAGCACAAATGTCCCGCAGATCGAGGATCCTGTATGTGCATCCCCGGTCCGTCTCATGGGCGTTCCGATAAAGAGTGTTTCAACTGAAGAATTGGCATGTCTGCCCCATATAACACCAACAACGCTCTACTTGGAGATTGCAGAGGGTAGAAATGTGTCGTTATATTGCAAAATAACCTCAATACCGGAATCTACGGTGTCATGGTGGTTTCAGGGGCAGATACTACAAAATGAATCAATGGTAACAAACAATTTGCATCTCTACTACTATATTGATGAGGGAATTGAGGAGAAGCGCAGTGATTTATTCATCTACAATGCAAATGCTGAGAATAATGGTACATTTGCTTGTTTAGCTGAAAATGCGGCTGGTCGTTCTCAGGCCAACTATACAATACGTGTCATAGTGAAGGAGAAGCAAGTGGTTGAAGATGCTACTGTCCTCACAGATGAGCATTTGTACATGATGTATAGCATTGGCGGTGGTGCTGGTGGAATTTTATTCATCATTGGATGTATTATCATCTGTAGATATGTTAGACGCTCCAAGGTACCTAATGACATCCGCATTAATGAAGTGAATTTGGATACTTCACCGACGGAAAATCAAGTGCTCAAGACCCATACAAACCACGATATTTCATCACCTGACCCAAATACAATAAATAAGCATGGCATTAATGGTGGTGTAGCACCCAATGGTACCATCAAGAGTTCAACAGCGCTCCTAATCACTGATGATAATTTCATGCGTAGGGTAGATTCACCTCAGTCTGGTGGAAATGCTGGGCGTACCTGTGGTGCTGCTGATCCAAATCCCGACTTAATTAATGATGCCGAGAGTAAGGGTCAGATGTGCAATGATGCACGATTAAATGCGTCACGCATGGCTTGTCTACCGTCAGTGCGTAGTGTCAATCGCGATATGTACTACGACACAGATGTCCATCTCAATCCCATCAATCTGTTCAGTGCACATGGAGATTGTCCCAAAGTTACAATGGTGCCACCAGAAAAGATTCTCCAGGTCACAGAATTTAGTCGTTTTGGCACCATGCCCCATCCATCGCGTGTTAAAATGCACACCTATACACCACTTCGCTATTCCCAGGAGGCAGAATTCCTGAAGCAGTCAGAACAGCGCACCTTCGATATGTATACCCCACCACCCAATCTGCGGTGCACCGTAGATGGTTATCCCTACGGCACTCAAATGGTGGCATACAAGACAAACGACAGTCACTTCCCATCACCACCtgaaccctttaagaacgacaGCACTCTGTGCAATCCCCTTGTGTCCTACAATGCCTGGTACACCACCTCACCCCAACCCTGGCCACCATGCCTGCCAGCCTACCAAATAAAGGTAAAAGCCTGCGATATGACTGAGAAACGCTCCGCCTCGGCCCAAACAATTCCTCCCCCCGAGGTGCCTGAGTGTACAGCTCCCGAAACCATTGCCGAAGATCCCAGTGAAGAGGCTGAGGAGAGGGCTGAGGCACAAATGAAGAGGGATACTGATAGTGAATGCGGCGAAGAGAAATTGAAACACTTCCCCTTGGCTGATAGTCCCGATGAAGGATATGAAGACATGAGTCAAGAGGGAATGTGA